One window from the genome of Dyadobacter sp. CECT 9275 encodes:
- the glyA gene encoding serine hydroxymethyltransferase has translation MSTLTSVERDTTIFDLITREKYRQESGIELIASENFTSPQVMEAAGSVLTNKYAEGLPGKRYYGGCEIVDEIEQIAIDRLKELFGATWANVQPHSGAQANTAVFLACLNPGDKIMGFNLAHGGHLTHGSPVNISGKYFHPVFYGVEAETGLIDWDKVEETALREQPKLLICGASAYSRDWDYERLRDIADKVGALLMADISHPAGLIAKGLLKDPFDYCHIVTTTTHKTLRGPRGGVIMMRNDFENPFGIKTPKGQLRTMSSLLDSGVFPGTQGGPLEHIIAAKAIAFGEALSDGYYNYATQVAKNAQAMAKAFTDKGYRIISGGTDNHLMLIDLRTKNGIESGLTGKLAENTLIKADITINKNMVPFDDKSPMVTSGIRVGTAAMTTRGLLETDMERIVDLLDTVLMNHDNDSKIAGVKEEVNTWMKQYPLYV, from the coding sequence ATGTCTACACTCACAAGCGTTGAACGTGACACAACCATATTTGATCTGATTACCAGAGAAAAATATCGCCAGGAGTCTGGTATAGAACTGATTGCTTCAGAAAACTTTACTTCTCCACAGGTAATGGAAGCGGCCGGAAGTGTGCTTACCAATAAATATGCAGAAGGACTTCCTGGGAAACGCTATTATGGCGGATGCGAGATTGTGGATGAAATTGAACAAATTGCGATCGACAGGCTAAAGGAACTTTTCGGAGCTACCTGGGCAAACGTTCAGCCTCACTCCGGCGCACAGGCCAATACCGCCGTGTTTTTGGCTTGCCTGAATCCCGGCGACAAAATCATGGGCTTTAACCTGGCGCATGGTGGGCACCTGACGCACGGGTCACCCGTCAATATCTCGGGTAAATATTTCCACCCTGTTTTTTACGGAGTTGAAGCCGAAACCGGGCTGATCGACTGGGATAAGGTGGAAGAAACGGCTTTGAGAGAACAGCCAAAACTTCTTATCTGTGGTGCCTCTGCCTACAGCCGCGACTGGGATTACGAACGCCTGCGTGATATAGCGGATAAAGTTGGAGCTCTTTTAATGGCCGACATATCTCACCCGGCAGGACTTATTGCCAAAGGTTTACTGAAAGATCCTTTTGACTATTGCCATATCGTTACCACCACCACACACAAAACATTACGCGGCCCTCGTGGCGGTGTGATCATGATGCGTAATGATTTCGAAAACCCGTTTGGGATCAAAACACCGAAAGGGCAGCTACGTACCATGTCGTCGCTGTTGGATTCAGGTGTATTTCCCGGCACACAAGGCGGGCCTCTTGAGCACATCATTGCTGCAAAAGCAATTGCTTTCGGGGAAGCATTGAGCGATGGCTACTATAACTACGCCACACAGGTTGCCAAAAATGCCCAGGCCATGGCCAAAGCATTTACCGACAAAGGATACAGAATTATTTCAGGCGGCACAGACAATCACCTGATGCTGATAGACCTTCGTACCAAAAACGGTATCGAGTCGGGACTGACGGGAAAACTGGCAGAGAATACCCTGATCAAGGCGGATATCACCATTAATAAGAATATGGTACCTTTTGATGACAAATCTCCGATGGTAACGTCAGGTATCCGTGTGGGAACAGCTGCCATGACTACCCGTGGCTTACTGGAAACAGATATGGAACGTATCGTCGACCTGCTGGATACCGTACTGATGAACCACGACAACGATTCAAAAATTGCCGGTGTGAAAGAAGAGGTGAATACCTGGATGAAGCAGTATCCATTGTACGTTTAA
- the nagB gene encoding glucosamine-6-phosphate deaminase: MQTADHATNPTSGTIGQPITYEKIPTQIFANSKEASGAVAREIADLIRQTQKEGRSCVLGLATGSSPKTVYAQLVRMHREEGLSFRNVISFNLDEYYQMEPDSIHSYHRFMKEQLFDLVDIPKENYFIPDGTVPSKLLREYCASYENKINAVGGLDFQLLGIGGNGHIGFNEPGSLINARTRLITLDHSTRAAASMEFGGLHKVPRKAITLGVAPILNARRIVLLAWGERKASVIRAAVEGHVTELNPASYLQAHPDVSFVLDESAASELTRVKTPWAVDTVVWDNKMVKKAITHLSKTLRKPILKLTDKDYNDNGMSDLLAQYGSCYEININVFNQLQHTITGWPGGKPNADDTHRPERAQPAKKRVLIFSPHPDDDIISMGGTFQRLVDQGHEVHVAYQTSGNIAVADDEALRFIDFVVDFDNGFGIESPETSKLFQDAKNFLRHTKDSEIDTPEIRKVKGLIRRGEAKATCRFVGIPTSQAHFLDMPFYETGTVQKKPIGEEDIQIVEKLIEEIKPHQIYAAGDFADPHGTHKVCWDAIEAALERSKHKNFMKDCWVWLYRGAWAEWDIYEIEMAVPMSPDQVLKKRQGIFKHQSQKDGVVFQGEDSREFWQRAEERNSATAQLYDNLGLAEYEAMEAFVRWKF, encoded by the coding sequence ATGCAAACCGCCGATCACGCAACCAATCCTACCAGTGGGACGATTGGCCAACCCATTACCTACGAGAAAATCCCAACTCAGATCTTCGCAAACTCTAAGGAAGCCTCCGGAGCCGTAGCCAGAGAAATTGCGGATCTGATACGCCAGACGCAAAAGGAAGGAAGATCCTGTGTACTGGGGCTTGCGACAGGTTCTTCTCCTAAAACGGTATATGCTCAGCTCGTTCGTATGCATAGGGAGGAGGGACTCAGCTTCAGAAACGTCATCTCGTTTAACCTGGATGAGTACTATCAGATGGAGCCTGATTCCATTCATAGCTATCACAGGTTCATGAAAGAACAATTGTTTGATCTTGTTGATATACCCAAAGAAAATTATTTCATTCCGGATGGTACCGTTCCTTCCAAATTACTGAGAGAGTACTGTGCGTCTTATGAAAATAAGATCAATGCGGTTGGCGGGCTTGATTTTCAACTGCTGGGTATCGGTGGAAACGGGCATATCGGCTTTAATGAGCCGGGCTCTCTCATCAATGCAAGAACGAGGCTTATTACACTTGACCACTCCACACGTGCAGCCGCATCTATGGAATTCGGCGGGCTTCATAAAGTTCCCCGTAAGGCGATTACCCTGGGTGTGGCGCCCATTTTAAATGCGCGCAGAATTGTTCTGCTTGCCTGGGGTGAGCGTAAGGCTTCTGTGATCCGCGCGGCTGTGGAGGGCCATGTTACAGAGCTGAACCCGGCATCCTATCTTCAGGCACATCCGGATGTATCATTTGTACTGGACGAAAGCGCTGCCTCTGAACTGACGCGTGTAAAAACTCCGTGGGCGGTTGACACTGTGGTATGGGATAATAAAATGGTGAAAAAGGCAATCACCCATTTGTCCAAAACACTGCGGAAACCGATATTAAAACTTACAGATAAAGATTACAATGACAATGGTATGAGCGACCTGCTGGCGCAATACGGCTCCTGTTACGAAATCAATATCAATGTTTTCAACCAGCTGCAGCATACGATTACGGGATGGCCGGGTGGCAAGCCCAACGCAGATGATACCCACAGACCTGAGCGGGCGCAGCCGGCCAAAAAACGGGTACTTATTTTCAGTCCGCATCCCGACGACGATATTATTTCGATGGGGGGGACTTTCCAAAGGCTGGTGGACCAGGGGCATGAGGTACATGTTGCCTACCAGACTTCGGGTAACATTGCTGTGGCTGATGATGAAGCACTCCGATTTATCGACTTCGTGGTTGATTTTGATAATGGTTTTGGTATTGAAAGTCCTGAAACCAGCAAGTTGTTCCAGGACGCTAAAAACTTCCTGCGCCACACCAAAGACAGTGAAATAGATACACCGGAAATCAGAAAAGTAAAGGGGCTGATCAGAAGAGGTGAGGCGAAGGCTACCTGCCGGTTTGTTGGAATACCCACCAGCCAGGCGCACTTCCTGGATATGCCCTTTTATGAAACCGGTACTGTTCAGAAAAAACCGATAGGAGAAGAAGATATCCAGATCGTTGAAAAGCTGATTGAAGAGATTAAACCTCATCAGATATATGCTGCCGGTGATTTTGCGGACCCGCACGGAACACACAAGGTATGCTGGGATGCGATTGAAGCTGCATTGGAAAGATCCAAGCACAAGAACTTCATGAAGGACTGCTGGGTGTGGCTGTACCGCGGAGCGTGGGCGGAGTGGGATATCTATGAAATTGAAATGGCCGTGCCTATGAGTCCCGATCAGGTACTTAAAAAGCGCCAGGGAATTTTCAAACACCAGTCTCAGAAAGATGGCGTGGTGTTCCAGGGAGAGGATTCCCGGGAGTTCTGGCAGCGTGCGGAGGAGCGTAACAGTGCAACGGCTCAGCTGTATGATAATCTGGGACTGGCCGAATACGAGGCGATGGAAGCTTTCGTAAGGTGGAAATTCTGA
- the mutL gene encoding DNA mismatch repair endonuclease MutL, whose product MPSSDIIQLLPDSIANQIAAGEVVQRPASVVKELLENSIDAQATQIQVILREAGRTLIQIIDNGIGMSQTDARLSFERHATSKIRKSDDLFKIRTMGFRGEALASIAAIAQVELKTKKEEDELGTLIRIEASEIKSQETVACPTGTSFSIKNLFFNVPARRNFLKSNSVEMRHVLDEFQRIALAHPEVALSLYHNDTEIFNLQSGKLVRRIVDIYGKSYREQLASCQEETSYINVRGYIGKPEFARKTRGEQYFFVNQRFIRHSYMHHAVITAFDGTIPEGSHPFYVLFIDIDPAHIDINIHPTKTEIKFDDERSVYAIIMAAVKKAVGVYNLSQSIDFDDNINFLTPSGTEQNQNLIPRTVTPDWAAQSRKPESESLKSNLTNWNKLFEGLQNAEDRNKELAAFEMSATSVSRPSAYQEQSRTIASKVNRMASEVIAAPESDAVLFQLHNRYILSQVKDGIMLIDQKAAYERILYERYRKMLTNRNGACQQLLFPKAIRVTPSDMQLVHETKREIRSLGFEFDELGPNQLVIRGIPADLPEESEQDLFEELIEQLKQSYSDLKLNKPESLSRALARRFSVRYAVKLSLMEIHTLIDQLFASTDPNRTPGGEAIIVLLTLDKLATIFKN is encoded by the coding sequence ATGCCGTCGTCCGACATCATTCAGTTATTACCGGATTCCATAGCCAATCAGATCGCTGCCGGAGAAGTTGTGCAGAGGCCTGCGTCTGTGGTAAAGGAATTACTGGAGAATTCTATTGACGCACAAGCGACACAGATTCAGGTCATACTGAGAGAGGCGGGGCGAACCTTGATACAAATTATTGACAATGGGATCGGAATGTCACAAACCGATGCACGGCTCTCATTTGAGCGTCATGCTACGTCTAAGATACGAAAATCAGATGATCTTTTCAAAATCCGCACAATGGGTTTTCGTGGTGAAGCACTCGCATCCATTGCGGCCATTGCTCAGGTGGAGCTTAAGACAAAGAAAGAGGAGGACGAACTGGGTACTTTGATCAGGATTGAAGCTTCCGAAATAAAATCACAGGAAACTGTGGCCTGCCCAACGGGGACCAGTTTTTCAATCAAGAATTTATTTTTTAATGTTCCGGCGCGGCGGAACTTCCTTAAATCCAATTCGGTGGAAATGCGACATGTTCTGGATGAATTTCAGCGCATTGCGCTGGCTCATCCGGAAGTAGCCCTGTCGCTTTACCATAATGATACGGAGATTTTTAATCTGCAGTCGGGGAAACTGGTGCGCCGGATCGTAGATATTTACGGGAAGAGTTACCGCGAACAGCTTGCATCCTGCCAGGAGGAAACCTCGTATATCAATGTAAGAGGTTATATTGGGAAACCGGAATTCGCAAGAAAGACACGCGGCGAGCAGTACTTTTTTGTCAACCAGAGGTTTATCCGGCATAGTTACATGCATCATGCCGTGATCACAGCGTTTGACGGAACCATCCCGGAAGGGAGCCACCCGTTTTATGTCCTGTTTATTGATATTGATCCGGCGCATATCGATATCAACATACATCCGACTAAAACGGAGATCAAGTTTGACGACGAACGTTCCGTCTATGCAATTATCATGGCTGCGGTGAAAAAAGCAGTGGGTGTTTATAATTTATCGCAATCCATTGATTTTGATGATAATATAAATTTTCTGACTCCGTCCGGTACCGAACAGAATCAGAATCTTATTCCCCGTACGGTGACGCCCGACTGGGCGGCGCAGTCGAGGAAACCAGAGTCCGAATCACTCAAGAGTAACCTTACCAACTGGAACAAGCTTTTCGAAGGCCTTCAGAATGCTGAGGACAGAAATAAAGAGCTCGCCGCATTTGAGATGAGCGCGACGAGCGTTTCAAGGCCTTCGGCCTATCAGGAGCAGTCGCGTACGATAGCCAGCAAGGTTAACCGGATGGCTTCTGAGGTAATTGCAGCCCCGGAAAGTGATGCCGTTTTATTCCAGCTGCACAACCGGTACATACTTTCGCAGGTGAAGGATGGCATTATGCTTATTGATCAGAAAGCAGCTTATGAACGCATTCTGTACGAGCGTTACCGTAAAATGCTGACCAACCGTAACGGGGCATGCCAGCAGCTGTTATTTCCTAAAGCCATCCGGGTAACGCCGTCGGATATGCAGCTTGTACATGAAACTAAAAGGGAAATCCGGAGCCTGGGTTTTGAATTTGACGAGCTTGGCCCTAACCAGCTGGTGATACGGGGTATCCCGGCCGACCTCCCCGAGGAAAGTGAGCAGGACCTTTTTGAGGAGCTGATAGAACAATTAAAACAAAGTTATTCGGATCTTAAACTGAATAAGCCCGAAAGCCTTTCGCGCGCTTTGGCCAGGCGTTTTTCGGTTCGTTATGCGGTGAAATTATCCCTTATGGAAATTCATACGCTCATCGATCAGCTTTTTGCATCCACAGATCCCAATCGCACGCCCGGAGGAGAAGCCATCATTGTATTACTTACGCTGGACAAGCTGGCGACTATTTTTAAAAACTAA
- a CDS encoding rhomboid family intramembrane serine protease, with protein sequence MLAITPAVRNLLILNVIFFLLDPYLNLTGRFALKSVLSEGFLPYQFVSYMFLHGGIGHLFGNMFGLFMFGPLLERIWGPQKFLFFYFFTGIGAGLLFSGIDYFENAQLREAVEIYTQYPSPDGMVDLLSKFAPKELYQASLEFLNKFEENPTNSSYIQYSVSFVQDYYNHQINTPLVGASGAIFGILMTFGLLFPNTELFMLFIPFPIKAKYFVAFYGLYELYAGYQNAQSDNVAHFAHVGGMLFAYILLRYWNAHKSNFY encoded by the coding sequence ATGTTAGCCATCACTCCAGCAGTCAGAAATTTATTAATCCTTAATGTCATTTTTTTTCTGCTTGATCCCTACCTGAACCTCACGGGCAGATTTGCCCTGAAATCGGTTCTGTCGGAAGGTTTTTTGCCTTATCAGTTTGTTTCCTATATGTTTCTCCACGGAGGCATAGGGCATTTGTTCGGGAATATGTTCGGGTTGTTCATGTTTGGTCCTCTGCTGGAAAGGATATGGGGTCCGCAAAAATTCCTGTTCTTTTATTTCTTCACGGGTATAGGTGCCGGCCTCCTTTTTTCAGGAATCGATTACTTTGAAAATGCACAACTGAGGGAGGCTGTTGAGATATATACACAATATCCGTCTCCGGATGGCATGGTTGACCTGCTGAGTAAATTCGCTCCGAAGGAGCTCTACCAGGCAAGTTTAGAGTTTCTGAATAAATTTGAGGAAAATCCGACCAATTCTTCTTATATTCAATACAGTGTTTCGTTTGTCCAGGATTACTATAACCATCAGATTAATACCCCGCTGGTCGGAGCGTCCGGGGCAATTTTTGGTATACTCATGACGTTCGGGCTCTTGTTCCCTAATACGGAGCTGTTTATGCTGTTTATTCCCTTCCCTATAAAGGCAAAGTATTTTGTTGCCTTTTATGGATTGTACGAGTTATATGCCGGTTATCAAAATGCTCAGTCAGACAATGTTGCGCATTTTGCACACGTAGGAGGAATGCTATTTGCATATATATTGTTGCGGTACTGGAATGCGCACAAATCAAATTTTTATTAA
- a CDS encoding rhomboid family intramembrane serine protease, with protein MSNIVDDIKREFAKSENSLIKIILINTAVFLVLLLIKIIFTLSQSAQIYNWLLDQIQLSADRSAFLYKPWTLFTYFFAHEDIFHILFNMLFFYWFGKLVDEYLGAKRVVALYILGGIAGGLVFIVLYNVLPFFQAHLVDSGMLGASAAAFSVAVGASTLLPNYTFNLIFLGPIRIKFIAIFYIILSLAQTIGPNAGGNLAHLGGALIGYIFIKLLQNGTDLGKPIYAVMNGWSNLFRKKPAMQVTYREKQVYRSKSVYSSTTVTGSVETPDQTEIDNILDKISKSGYESLTKEEKQKLFRASQQK; from the coding sequence ATGAGCAATATTGTTGACGATATAAAAAGGGAGTTTGCGAAGTCGGAGAATTCACTGATCAAAATTATTCTCATAAATACCGCGGTTTTTCTTGTCCTTTTATTGATCAAAATTATATTTACCCTCTCGCAGTCTGCCCAAATCTACAACTGGCTGCTCGACCAGATACAACTCTCCGCCGACCGATCGGCGTTTCTGTACAAACCCTGGACATTATTTACCTACTTTTTTGCACACGAGGATATATTCCATATTCTGTTTAACATGCTGTTTTTCTACTGGTTCGGTAAGCTGGTGGACGAATATCTGGGTGCCAAACGCGTGGTGGCGCTGTACATCCTTGGTGGTATTGCCGGAGGGCTGGTATTCATAGTACTTTATAATGTTCTTCCTTTTTTTCAGGCGCATCTGGTTGACTCCGGGATGTTAGGCGCATCAGCTGCTGCCTTTTCGGTTGCAGTGGGTGCTTCCACCTTACTTCCTAACTATACGTTCAATCTGATTTTCCTGGGGCCTATACGGATCAAATTTATAGCCATTTTCTATATCATTCTTTCGCTTGCACAAACCATCGGACCCAATGCTGGCGGAAATCTGGCTCACCTGGGCGGTGCGCTGATTGGCTACATTTTCATCAAACTGTTACAAAACGGCACAGATCTGGGAAAGCCGATCTACGCAGTAATGAACGGGTGGTCCAACCTTTTCAGGAAAAAACCGGCTATGCAGGTAACTTACCGGGAAAAACAGGTCTACAGGAGTAAGAGTGTTTATTCTTCCACTACGGTCACAGGAAGCGTAGAAACCCCGGATCAGACTGAAATTGACAATATACTGGACAAAATCTCCAAGTCGGGCTACGAAAGCCTGACCAAGGAAGAAAAACAGAAGTTGTTCAGAGCCAGTCAGCAAAAATAA
- the dxs gene encoding 1-deoxy-D-xylulose-5-phosphate synthase — protein MLITPGKLLAKIDSPADLRKLDRSQLPQVCNELRQFIIDNVSVYGGHFGASLGVVELSVALHYVFNTPDDQLVWDVGHQAYGHKILTGRRDDFHSNRTYGGLSGFPKRKESIYDAFGVGHSSTSISSALGMAVASALEKNYERQHIAIIGDGAMTAGLAFEGMNHAGATDSNLLIILNDNCMAIDPNVGALKEYLTDITTSQTYNKLRDEVWNILGKMSTFGKSAQEIVSKVETVMKTAILRQSNLFESLGLRYFGPIDGNDISHLTEVLKDLKNIPGPKLLHCLTVKGKGYGPAEKDQTKWHAPGIFDKITGEIQKKVYDVPQAPKYQDVFGHTLVELAEKNPRIVGVTPAMPSGSSMNIMMEAMPHRAFDVGIAEQHAVTFSAGMATRGEVVFCNIYSTFMQRAYDQVIHDVCIQELPVIFCLDRAGLVGADGPTHHGLYDIAFMRCVPNMVVASPMNEQELRNLMYTAQLDSFQSGTQAFTIRYPRGNGVMPQWKTPLKEIKIGKGRKVKEGSHIAILTLGPVGNYAVDACEILSKEGIDAAHYDMRFVKPLDEEMLHEIFTRFDRVVTIEDGCLQGGFGSAVLEFMTDNGYHSRVKRLGIPDALVEHGEPFELHHECGFDTEGITRAVRELMHVSLPMGL, from the coding sequence ATGCTAATAACACCGGGAAAATTGCTTGCAAAAATTGACTCCCCAGCAGACCTTAGAAAGCTGGACCGCTCTCAATTACCTCAGGTGTGTAATGAATTACGCCAGTTTATAATTGACAACGTATCGGTATATGGCGGGCATTTTGGGGCAAGCCTGGGTGTTGTAGAATTAAGTGTTGCGCTGCATTACGTTTTTAATACACCCGACGACCAACTGGTTTGGGACGTAGGGCATCAGGCCTATGGCCACAAAATTCTTACCGGAAGGCGGGATGATTTTCATTCTAACCGTACTTACGGCGGCCTTTCGGGTTTCCCGAAACGGAAGGAAAGTATCTATGATGCCTTTGGAGTGGGACATTCGTCTACTTCCATTTCTTCGGCTCTGGGGATGGCCGTTGCCTCTGCCCTGGAGAAAAACTACGAAAGACAGCACATTGCAATTATTGGAGATGGGGCCATGACGGCCGGTCTTGCATTTGAGGGAATGAATCATGCCGGTGCAACAGACTCGAATCTGCTGATTATCCTGAACGACAACTGCATGGCTATTGACCCCAATGTAGGTGCTCTGAAGGAGTATCTGACCGACATTACCACTTCCCAGACCTATAACAAACTGCGGGATGAAGTATGGAATATCCTCGGAAAGATGAGCACCTTCGGGAAGAGTGCACAGGAAATTGTTTCAAAGGTTGAAACGGTGATGAAGACAGCCATTCTGCGTCAGAGCAATTTGTTTGAATCGCTTGGTTTAAGGTACTTTGGCCCTATTGATGGTAATGATATCAGCCATCTGACAGAGGTTCTTAAGGATTTAAAGAATATACCCGGCCCCAAGTTATTACACTGCCTTACGGTGAAGGGAAAGGGGTATGGTCCTGCTGAAAAAGATCAGACCAAGTGGCACGCGCCGGGCATATTTGATAAAATTACAGGAGAAATTCAGAAAAAGGTATACGATGTCCCCCAGGCCCCTAAGTACCAGGATGTATTTGGCCATACCTTGGTAGAGCTCGCAGAAAAAAACCCCAGGATTGTGGGTGTTACCCCTGCGATGCCTTCCGGTTCTTCCATGAATATAATGATGGAGGCAATGCCGCACAGAGCTTTTGATGTGGGTATTGCCGAGCAACATGCCGTTACTTTCTCAGCCGGTATGGCTACACGTGGCGAGGTGGTATTTTGCAATATATATTCCACGTTTATGCAACGCGCATACGATCAGGTGATTCATGATGTTTGTATTCAGGAGCTGCCGGTGATTTTTTGTCTGGACAGAGCCGGGCTGGTGGGGGCTGACGGCCCGACGCATCATGGCCTTTATGATATTGCGTTCATGCGGTGCGTTCCCAATATGGTAGTGGCTTCTCCGATGAACGAGCAAGAGCTGCGCAACCTCATGTATACGGCTCAGCTGGATTCGTTCCAAAGCGGCACACAAGCATTTACGATCAGATATCCCCGCGGCAATGGCGTGATGCCACAGTGGAAAACGCCATTAAAAGAAATCAAAATTGGAAAGGGCAGAAAGGTAAAAGAAGGTTCGCATATTGCTATCCTGACACTGGGGCCGGTTGGAAATTATGCAGTGGATGCCTGCGAAATTCTCAGTAAAGAAGGGATAGATGCAGCACATTATGACATGCGTTTTGTGAAACCGCTCGACGAGGAAATGCTTCACGAGATTTTCACCAGGTTCGACCGCGTCGTAACCATTGAGGATGGATGTCTGCAAGGGGGCTTCGGAAGCGCAGTACTTGAATTTATGACCGATAATGGCTATCACTCGCGTGTTAAACGCTTAGGTATACCGGATGCTTTAGTCGAACACGGAGAGCCTTTTGAATTGCACCATGAATGTGGCTTTGATACCGAAGGTATTACCAGAGCCGTTCGTGAACTCATGCACGTTTCTTTGCCGATGGGCCTGTAA
- a CDS encoding PhoPQ-activated pathogenicity-related family protein, with protein sequence MFKRFLSYRRFLSYGLGLLFLNLAFTMSANAQITPETALQSYLNNGDKSLKWELKDEYTKNNLSIYNILLTSQKWREFTWTHQLTVIVPKENKHDGALLFITGGSNKNELPNWDSKKDDKLIESLAAVAAANSSIVVQLKQTPNQPFFGDLTEDALISYTLHNFKKDKDYSWPLLFPMVKSAVRAMDVVQEFSKQKLNHEVTKFVVSGASKRGWTTWLTGANDKRVAAIAPMVIDILNMPVSLDYQIKSWGDYSIQIEDYVKLGIPQSTGTSDGQAITTMIDPYSYRAKLTMPKLIFMGTNDEYWVVDNIKNYLKNIPGENNLHYVPNAGHNLGGGKQAMEALSAFYGYILNKTPFTVCNWKQSVSKNNIKLDITATSDALVDVIVWSANSPDQDLRNDTWTSRSLGIKNKSKIQVTEPLPKTGFKAMYVDLKYKNKAGATYTESTRVFLANKDAVL encoded by the coding sequence ATGTTCAAGAGATTTTTAAGTTACAGAAGATTTTTAAGTTACGGATTGGGATTACTCTTCCTGAATCTGGCTTTTACAATGTCAGCAAACGCACAGATCACACCGGAGACGGCCCTTCAAAGCTATCTTAACAACGGGGACAAGTCTTTGAAATGGGAGCTGAAAGACGAATACACCAAGAACAATCTGAGCATTTATAACATATTACTTACCTCTCAGAAATGGCGTGAGTTTACCTGGACACATCAGCTCACAGTGATTGTTCCCAAAGAAAACAAACATGATGGTGCTTTGCTTTTCATTACAGGGGGTTCCAATAAAAATGAGCTTCCCAATTGGGACAGCAAAAAGGACGATAAACTCATCGAATCCCTTGCAGCTGTGGCTGCAGCCAACAGCTCTATTGTTGTTCAATTAAAGCAAACACCCAATCAGCCCTTTTTTGGTGATCTTACCGAAGACGCCCTGATATCTTATACACTCCATAATTTCAAAAAGGACAAAGATTACAGCTGGCCGCTGCTGTTTCCAATGGTGAAAAGTGCCGTAAGAGCTATGGACGTAGTACAGGAGTTTTCCAAACAAAAGCTCAATCATGAGGTAACTAAATTTGTGGTTTCGGGAGCATCCAAACGGGGATGGACTACCTGGCTCACCGGTGCGAATGACAAGCGTGTTGCTGCCATAGCACCCATGGTAATCGATATTTTGAACATGCCTGTCAGCTTGGATTACCAGATCAAATCCTGGGGGGATTACAGCATACAGATCGAAGATTATGTAAAACTCGGTATTCCGCAGTCTACCGGTACCTCAGACGGACAGGCCATTACAACAATGATTGATCCCTACTCCTATCGCGCTAAGCTGACTATGCCGAAATTGATATTTATGGGTACGAATGACGAATATTGGGTAGTGGACAATATTAAAAATTACCTTAAAAATATCCCGGGCGAAAACAATCTGCACTATGTACCCAACGCTGGACATAACCTTGGCGGCGGGAAACAGGCTATGGAAGCTCTGAGTGCTTTTTATGGATATATATTAAACAAAACACCTTTCACCGTTTGCAACTGGAAACAGTCTGTAAGCAAAAACAACATCAAGCTGGATATCACCGCCACATCGGATGCGCTTGTAGATGTAATTGTATGGTCGGCCAACTCGCCAGACCAGGATTTGAGGAATGATACCTGGACGAGTAGAAGCCTTGGTATTAAAAATAAATCCAAAATACAGGTAACCGAACCGCTTCCTAAAACCGGTTTTAAGGCCATGTATGTAGACCTGAAATATAAAAACAAGGCAGGAGCTACCTACACGGAAAGTACGCGCGTGTTCCTTGCCAATAAGGATGCCGTTTTATAA